In Carya illinoinensis cultivar Pawnee chromosome 9, C.illinoinensisPawnee_v1, whole genome shotgun sequence, the following are encoded in one genomic region:
- the LOC122277014 gene encoding 60S ribosome subunit biogenesis protein NIP7 homolog, whose amino-acid sequence MLNRWPATASASTRTRCVSDSLVKLTTNVTHPQLVSLNTYIGKFTHGGSFHLTIQSLSILTPNAKHKIWLKPTSVMSFLYGNHVLKGGLGRITENITSDGKVEVFSMSDMPLDFGIATMNTQDYRMLDSNGIVVLHQADIGEGLRMEDGL is encoded by the coding sequence ATGCTCAACCGCTGGCCCGCTACTGCTTCTGCATCCACAAGAACAAGGTGTGTTAGTGATTCACTCGTTAAGCTCACCACCAACGTCACTCACCCCCAACTCGTTTCTCTCAACACCTACATTGGAAAGTTTACCCACGGCGGAAGCTTCCACCTTACTATCCAATCTTTGAGTATCCTCACGCCCAACGCCAAGCATAAGATTTGGCTCAAACCCACCTCCGTGATGTCGTTTCTATATGGCAATCATGTTTTAAAAGGTGGGCTGGGGAGGATTACCGAAAATATCACCTCCGATGGCAAGGTTGAGGTGTTCTCCATGTCAGATATGCCCTTGGATTTTGGAATTGCGACCATGAATACCCAAGATTATAGGATGTTGGACTCAAATGGGATTGTGGTACTGCACCAGGCAGATATTGGGGAAGGTTTGAGGATGGAGGATGGGCTTTGA
- the LOC122277266 gene encoding heavy metal-associated isoprenylated plant protein 6-like: MGEKVQGEKNEGEKKAADKKDDGKATAVFKMEMHCEGCAKKIRRAVRGLDGVEDVKTDCAANKLTVTGKADPAAIKERLEEKTKKKVELVSPQPKKDGGGEKKPEEKSEKKEEKKEEKKKEDDKKPKESSLVLKIRLHCEGCIQKIKKIILKFDGVEKVVVDAMKDLVTVKGTMDVKELVPYLKQKLKGNVEVVPPKKDEGGDKKAKEAGGGGDKKEKEAGGGGGDGGKKEEGGGTKVEVSKMEYHGYPYGAPMHHWQEGQSSSYAQSYPMMDVQHHQQGYGLVNHAYANQGYANPGYVDHPGYVVPANHPMHAPQMFSDENPNACSVM, translated from the exons ATGGGTGAG AAAGTTCAGGGAGAGAAGAATGAGGGTGAGAAGAAGGCCGCCGACAAGAAAGACGATGGCAAAGCCACCGCCGTTTTCAAGATGGAAATGCATTGCGAGGGCTGCGCCAAGAAAATCAGAAGAGCCGTTCGTGGTCTAGATG GTGTTGAAGATGTGAAGACAGATTGTGCGGCAAACAAATTGACGGTAACGGGGAAAGCGGACCCCGCGGCCATCAAGGAGAGGCTGGAGGAGAAAACGAAGAAGAAGGTGGAGCTCGTCTCTCCGCAGCCAAAGAAAGATGGCGGTGGGGAGAAGAAGCCGGAGGAGAAATcggagaaaaaggaagagaagaaggaagagaagaagaaggaagacgACAAGAAACCCAAAGAG AGTTCTCTGGTGCTGAAGATCAGACTGCATTGTGAAGGTTGCATccagaaaataaagaagatcaTACTGAAGTTCGACG GAGTTGAGAAGGTGGTGGTAGATGCGATGAAGGATCTGGTGACGGTGAAGGGCACCATGGACGTGAAGGAATTGGTTCCCTATCTCAAGCAGAAGCTGAAAGGGAACGTCGAGGTCGTCCCGCCCAAGAAAGACGAAGGCGGAGATAAGAAAGCAAAAGAAGCCGGCGGAGGTGGCgacaagaaagagaaagaagctGGAGGAGGAGGCGGCGACGGtggaaagaaagaggaaggTGGTGGGACAAAGGTGGAGGTGAGCAAGATGGAGTACCATGGATACCCATACGGAGCTCCCATGCACCACTGGCAAGAGGGACAATCGTCGTCGTACGCTCAGAGTTACCCGATGATGGACGTTCAACATCATCAGCAAGGATATGGGCTTGTAAATCATGCGTATGCGAACCAAGGATATGCGAATCCAGGATACGTAGATCATCCAGGATATGTAGTGCCGGCGAACCACCCGATGCATGCGCCGCAGATGTTCAGCGACGAGAATCCCAATGCTTGTTCCGTCATGTGA